One genomic segment of Panicum virgatum strain AP13 chromosome 2N, P.virgatum_v5, whole genome shotgun sequence includes these proteins:
- the LOC120660747 gene encoding E3 ubiquitin-protein ligase AIP2-like, producing the protein MSATAADEAAVEARLQALRQMLGKKQQFEQAVADLAAVVRDRYAGASPALRKSMYSTVCRVATVLQTRYTAPGFWRAGLNLFVGTEKLVTNPAEKEHLKSCISRAREHLDEKENEDSIPSNREADTRFLFEGHLTVGQEPPPPAWLVADNLARELSILTESSGGQDGNSNRIESRAEDVTPAIMNFLESISGNRDLETALEESLQGIIEHPPRAPPASKEVVANLPVLTVTEEVIARLGIETECAVCRENLVVDDKMQELPCKHLFHPPCLKPWLDENNSCPICRHELRTDDHVYESRKEREKEEEEDRRGAANAVRGGEFMYI; encoded by the exons ATGTCGGCGACCGCGGCggacgaggcggcggtggaggcgcgcCTCCAGGCGCTGCGGCAGATGCTCGGGAAGAAGCAGCAGTTCGAGCAGGCAgtcgccgacctcgccgccgtggtACGGGACCGCTACGCCGGCGCCTCCCCCGCACTCCGCAAATCG ATGTATTCAACAGTTTGCCGTGTTGCAACGGTGCTTCAGACTAGATATACAGCTCCTGGATTCTGGCGTGCTGGTCTGAACCTCTTTGTGGGAACTGAGAAGCTGGTAACTAATCCTGCTGAAAAGGAGCACTTGAAGAGCTGCATTTCAAGGGCCCGGGAGCATCTTGAcgaaaaagaaaatgaggatTCCATACCAAGCAACAGAGAAGCAG ACACCAGATTTCTTTTTGAAGGACACCTTACTGTGGGACAGGAGCCTCCACCTCCAGCATGGCTTGTTGCCGATAACTTAGCACGGGAATTGAGCATACTAACTGAATCCTCTGGGGGTCAAGATGGGAACAGCAATAGGATAGAGTCTAGAGCCGAGGATGTGACACCTGCTATAATGAACTTCTTAGAAAGCATATCAGGAAACAGGGATCTAGAAACTGCCTTGGAAGAATCACTGCAG GGAATCATTGAGCATCCACCCAGGGCACCCCCAGCCTCAAAGGAAGTTGTTGCCAATTTACCTGTCCTAACAGTTACCGAGGAAGTCATTGCTAGATTGGGCATTGAGACGGAGTGTGCTGTTTGTCGTGAAAACTTGGTTGTGGATGACAAGATGCAGGAGCTGCCGTGCAAGCATCTTTTCCATCCTCCGTGCCTGAAGCCATGGCTG GACGAGAACAACTCATGCCCGATCTGCCGCCACGAGCTGAGGACAGATGATCATGTGTATGAGAGCAGGAAGGAGCGCgaaaaggaagaggaggaagacagGAGGGGAGCGGCAAATGCTGTCAGGGGTGGAGAATTCATGTATATCTGA